Below is a genomic region from Panthera tigris isolate Pti1 chromosome E1, P.tigris_Pti1_mat1.1, whole genome shotgun sequence.
aataaaaattattgtacCTGTATGTCAAGTCATTGTTTCAGCTGTTTCCCTTTGATCCTGTCAAACATGCTGTCCTAGAATAATTTTAACactataatttaaatttcttcgTGTACCAATGTTCGGGTACATGTACAATGGATCAATTGACTACGTCTGGAAAAGACTACAGTCTATGGCTGGTATGTCAGCTTGGGTCAGTTCAGGCCTattcagaaaacacaaatcacatctgattttttttagtgtttatttttgagagagagagatagagaatgagcaggagggaggggcagagagagagagggagatagaagatatgaagcaggctctgcactgacagcagagagctcagtgcaaggctcaaactcacggatcatgagatacgacctgagctgaagtcagacacctaattgactgagccaccaataTGGCCCATATATggtacttttaaatttttcttttatgtttatttatttttgagagagacagagtgtgagcagggaaggggaaagagggagagagatacagaatctgaagcaggcttcaggctctgagctgtcagcacagagcctgacatggggctcaaacccaggaaccatgagatcatgacctgagccgaaggtggatgcctaaccaactgagccacccaggcgtttcccacccccccacccccacaatctGGTATTTTTAAACCCAGAAGATTTAATACAGGGAAGTAGATATATAGGTGTGTCCTGAAAAAGACTGTAGGAGAAAGAGATGGATGTGAAGGTAGCCCAGAGATTAACCACAAGAATAAATCACTTCCCCTAGGTACAAAAGGGAAAGGTGATGTTACCAGAACCTAGGAACTCAGAAGAGGGATGACCACATGTCTGAGGGATGACCTCAGAAGCTCACATCTCTGAGGGGAGCTGCCAAACAGCTACCACTTGGTCTTCACCTGCTGAGATGACCCAGACTTTCATTCCTGAGGGGTCTCAGTCCACAATAGTactgcctttattattattattattattattttattattttgttattattatgctGTAATTCCTTTTAATCTCTATTATTTGGCATGGAAACACAAAAATCACCCCATACATAGTTCTAGACACGGTCCTccttgccgccccccccccccccattgtgtGAAGGCAACAAAATGTCCTTAGTAATTGGCTTAGTCTCTCCAGCCAGCAGAGAAATTTCTTTTCCTGGATGGCTCACAGAGATATTTTACTGAATCTGAGCAACAtaatagtaatatttaaaaatgtaaatccctTCCCTATATAGCCTCAGGATGGGGCTTGCCATTAGAAAAACCAAGAGATTACAGGATTGGGACTTCCAACCCTTCCCACAAGCCTCTGGGGAAGGAAGAGTTTGCTGGAGGTGAGCTCCACAAACACTCTCAAAGAACCAGTTTAGAAGACTTTCCAGGTTTGGGAAAGTTTCCATGGTCCTCAGTGGTAGCACATCCCACCTCCATGGGGTACTGCCCTCAGGACACAACTGGACCTCAACATATGTTCCTCTAAATGTGACTGCTAATTACTGTATCCTATATCCTATAAAGGATAGacctagataaaaaaaaaaaaaaagtaaatccctAAAATTATTGATAGTATTTTGTAAGGttataaataactaaacaaaaaaaCTGTCTGGGAATAGATATatgcaataaaaatgtattaagaaaaaaaaggcagagaattcTGGAAAGAGGGTGGAGTAGGGGTATCCTCATCTCACCTCGTCCCACAGATACACCTAGATAATAGCCACATCAAGGCAACCAACCCAGAAAATTACTTGAACACTGGCAAAACAGACTTTCCACAGTTCATCTTAGAGATGAGGATACATTAAGAAGGGTAGAAGGATGGAGATGGGGACAGGAACCAAACTCCCAGCAAGACTAACCACAAACAGGAAGGGCACCAcaaacacagagaagagagaagagcagacaTCAGAGACCCCAGACATGGAAGCTGCACTAGATAGATGAGTTcccataatatttggctttgaaaactagtAAAGTTTAACTTCCCAGAGTTTTTACAGTTAGTGGGGCTTAAAAAggggtactttaaaaatcagcaggcctAGTTATGGGAGACCTGGAAGgtaataggaaactgagtccccacccttaaagacCCAGCATAACAAACCACCACAccaagatacagcatagaagcagtaGCTTGAAAACAGGTGGGGAATATGTGAGggaaatttatttactaatctcagaacatgctggaggggcagagaccttTAGGAGacttcttcaaaaacaaaagaccTGATAGGCATCatttatttcccctttccccagtCTAGAGATGCATACACTTGCAGGAACCAGTGCAAACACCCTTAACCTACCTTGGTAACACTCTGTGCCCTGCCCTTCTGTTCTGTAAATCTACCCAAACAAAAGCATGCCACTTGGCAAGCATCCTTCCAAAGTGGTTTCTACTGTGACACATCCTGCAAGCAGATCCAGGAGGGACAAGCAACAGTCCAAAATGACTTCTtccctggggaaaggggaagaaaaccacacacaccagtttgCCTGAGCCGCAGCAGACGGAATGGGGTAAACACATGATCTGACTgtcagccctgcccaccaacaaaaTCTTTTCAAGGGTCAGCACTGGAAGAGGGCCCTCCAGTTTGTGTTCACTGTAGCCCCAGCAAAAGGATTGGGGGCAGACATTTGATCTGACTGCAGACCCTGCTCACCAACTAAAGCCTCTTAAGGGACAACACAGGAAAAGAACCACACAGTTCAGTTTGCCTGCCACCCTGGCACATGCACTGAGGACAGGCATTTGGTATGACTGCTGACACTGCCCAACTATAAGCCCACAGAGGTCCCAAACTGGCCCCTTAACAGCACAGGAACAAAACCCTGCCCACAAGAGACAAAGTTGGCCATTGCAgctgactggactgaaggcaacCCTGACTCAGCCACAATAGTAAGGTGAAAACAACCTACATAGGGGACACCCCTGAAGTGCCTGGTTCTGGTAAACAGGGAACATTGTGCTACAGACCACCACATGATCTATTCTTCAGAAGGCCACTATTTTCAAGATCAGTagacatagctgacttttctaatactcagaaacaaacacagagagttagatgaaatgaggagaaaaaggaatgggttccaaatgaaagaagaggacaaaaccacagcaaagagctaaatgaaacggATATAAGCAATATGCTTGGTAACAAATTCAAAGGAATGGTCATAAAGGTATTTACTGGAcatgagaaaagagtggaggctCTCAGTGAGACCatcaacaaaaagatataaaatattttaaaaaatgatctatcAGAGATAAAAGGACTCAATAACTGAAGTTAAAATTTCACTGGAGGAAACCAAGAGCAGAttacagaggcagaaaaaaggaTCAGTGAGCTGaaagaataatggaaagcaaccaacctgaagagcaaaaagaaaaaagaataatagaataAGGAGGACAGGTTAAGGGAACTCTGAAGTATCATCAAGCATAATACTATTTACAttacagggatcccagaaggaaaaggggagaataaaatttattttaaaagtaataactgTAAacctccctaatctggggaagaaaacaaacatccagatccaggaggcacagagaggccccaacaaaatcaaccagaATATGCCaagatacataataataaatatggcaaaaagtagtgatagaattttaaaagcagcaagagaaaacagttgaATACAAGGGAAACCTCATAAAGCTATAAgctgatttctcagcagaaagcttgcaggccagaaggaaatggcatgatACATTTGAagtgccaaaaggaaaaaaaacatgtaacCAAAAATACTCTACccagtaaggctatcattcagaatagaaggagagatagtttccaaGGCAAATCAATGTTAAAGGCATTCCTCTCCACCAAATTAgtgttaaaagaaatgttaaagggaattctttgaaTGATAAGGAAAGGCCATTTTCAACactaagaaaattatgaaaggaaaaatttcacaggtaaaaCCAAACATAATGAAAGTATTAGACTGATCACTTATAAAACCAGTatggaacaaaaataaactcaaagtggatcaaagacctaaatgtaagacaagaaaccatcaaagtcctagaggaCAAAACAGGCAACAACATCTTTGACCTCGgatacagcaacttcttactagacatgtctctggaggcaagggaaacaaaaacaaagtgaactattgggacctcataaaatctacccagtgaaggaaacaatgaacaaaactaaaagacaacagaCAGAATGTgcaaagatacttgcaaatgacatatcagataaagggttagtatccaaaatctataaagaatgtaCCAAACTTGGGGCACTCGGGGGGCttagttgtttaagcgtctgacttcagctcagatcatgagctcatggttcatgagctcaagccgcacattgggctctgtgctgacagctcagacctggagcctgcttcggattctgtgtttccctcgctctctctctctctctctctctctctgcccctcttccactcatgctctgtctctcagtctctcaaaaatagatgaatatatatatatatatatattctatatatatatatatatagagagagagagagagagagagagagagaggaacttatcaaactcaacaccccaaaaaaattAACCCAGTGAAGAACtgggcagaagagatgaatagacaactttccaaagaagacatctagatgactaacagacacatgaaaagatgctcaatgtcactcatcatcaaggaaataaaaatcaaaaccacgatgagataccatctcacacctggcAGAATGACTACAattgacaactcaggaaacaacagatgttggttaGGATGCAGAGAtaggggaacccttgtgcactgctggtgggaatgcaaacttgtgcagcccctctggaaaacagtatggaagttcctcaaaaatttaaaaacagagctaccctacaaccccacaattgcattactaggtatttatcctaaGGATACAataatgctgattcaaaggggtacatgcatcccaatgtttataggaggactatcaacaaaagacaaattatggaagaaacccaaatgtccaccaaatgATGTATGCATAAaggagaggacacacacacacacacacacacacacattgaaattttattcatcgatcaaaaaagaatgaaatcttgccatttgcaacaacgtggatggaagtagaTATTTGGTTGGTTTGCAAATATcatattacactaagtgaaataagtcagtcagagaaatatatgatttcactcacatgtggaatttaagaaacaaaacagataagcataggggatgggaaggaaaaaacatgataaaaacacagaggaaggtaaaccttaagagactcttaagtacagaaaaTGAACTGAGGTTTTCTAcaagggtgttgggtggggtgatggactaaatggatgatggacattaaggaggtcacttgttgggatgagcactgagtattgtatgtaagtgatgaatcattaaattctattcctgaaaccattattacactgtatgttaactaacttggatttaaataattaaaaataaataaattaaattaaattaaattaaaataaacataagaatgaTCTCCCATCAATAGTCTAAATTTACAACCTAAGGAACTTAGAAAAAGAACACGCtaaaacccaaaactagcagaagaaagaaaatataaagattagagaaaaatgaaatagagaatagaaaaacagtagAGGAAATCATAAACCCAAAAGTTAGTTTTtcaaaaccatcaacaaaattgacaaaaaatTATCTGGATAGaactaaagataaaaaagacttaaattactaaaatcagaaattaaagtggGGACATTATTACCATTTCAATAgttaaaaaaggataataagagcATTATGAATGGTTATGtgcacaaattcctagaaatgcacaacctaccaaaactaaatcatgaagaaacaaacaatatgAATAGACCTATAACTAGTAAGGACAttaaatcagtaatgaaaaatttccaacaaagaaaatccCTGGACCTAcgggcttcactggtgaattttaacaaacatttaaagggaACTagtaccaatccttctcaaacttttccaaatattGAAGAGGAGAGGaatttcctaactcattctgtgaggatATCAAAACaaccaaagacactacaagaaaaaaaaaaagaaaacttcataccaatatcccttatgaacaaTGAtctaaaaatcctcaacaaaacagtAGCAAACAGAGTTCTGCAGCATATTAAAAGGTTTAGACACCATGGCCAAGTGGAATTTACTCCTAAAATGCCAGGATCATTCCACACAGAAAAAttgatctccctctctcccacacccCCAGGCCCTGATAAACCATCCTCTACTCTCTGTTACTATGACTGTGACTTTCCTGTAATAcacatagaagtgagatcatTCACTATTTGTCTCTGTGTCTGGCTAATTTCACTGAGACCCCTTAGCTTCACTATTATTATGTAAATGGAAGAATTGGCTTCTTTCTTGTgactgaatcatattccattaaatgcactatatatgtgtgtgtatgtatacgtatgtatacatatatataatatatataatagtctCATAAAATGAGACCGAAGATATCTTTTCAATACCCTGTTTCATTTcctctggatatatacccagaagttaatgaaattgctggatcatatggtagttccatttttaattgcttgtggaatctccatactgttttctatagtggctgcaccaatttacattctcaccaacagtccatacaagtttccatttctctacaCCTACACCCTTGCCAACTTTATTACCGCACATcttcttgataatagccattccaacaggtgtgaagtgatatcttattgtggttttcatttccatttccctggtgattGATGACACTGATCATCTTTTcctgtacctgttggccatttgggtgtcttcttggaaaatgtctatttagttctgCTGCctattttttcattcaatttgtttgtatgtgtgtttgtttcatgagttctttaaatattttggttatAAACCCCCTAtcaaatatatggtttgcaaatatcgtctccctTTCCATAAGTTATTGTTTCACTTTGTTGACTATTTCTTTTACTCAGTTGTACCACAGTCTTTGCAGCACCCAACAGGATGTTCTAATTGGTGCCAGGAGCCCGTATGCCAACAAAGTGTTTAGAAGaggtcagctcagagcttggaccctggagACACATTCTCTAGGAAACTCTCTTGCCCATACTTCCTTCTAGAAAAGAACTCTGGGAAAGATTActcttgagaaccactgtctcCTCAGGGCACAGCCATAGGAGTGTGTAATGAGTCTCAACAATTACTCTGACTACGGCCAGGATGAAGACCTGAGGGAGTCACGTTTCAAGAGATGTTATAACCTGGTAAAGAATTCCTAATTTTCTCTATTCTATGACCACCTTGCTTCCTGAGGAGGAAGCTAGAGTTCCCGTCTTCATGGCCCATCTAGAACAGTCATCCTTTCTGCTCTATCATTAGGAAACTCGAGGCTCTTTTGTCCAAACCATCCAAGTCCTAGCTCCTTCACCTCAAGTGCAGAGGACCAGAGACCCACTCTTCAGGCCTACTACTGACCCTTTCTGCAGCATGCCTGCCTCCCCAGGGAGGAATGTTCACAAGTGCTTCAGCAGCTGGCTGTGAACTTCCCACTCGTGGAAGAGGAGTGAAGGCCACAGGACCAAAACCCCTTTGACAGCATCTGAGCTGACTCCTCAATAGGAGGTGTGAATGTTGTGGAAAAGGGTCTTTATGACAGTGACAAATCAAGGATAGATAGCCAGCAACTGCATTATCTCCTTTGAGCCTCGCAAAACCTCCAAAGGTAAGTAGAATTATTTTTGTCACTTTATCAAATGAACAATGATGAATTGAATACTTAAGTTGACATAGAGTTGTAGTAGCAAAATTAGGACTCAAACCTTGGCTGCATATCCCAAGTTCTCAAGATCAGCATCAACTATGGCTAACTGTTACTATTACTATGACTTTCCTAAAATACACATAGAAGTGAGATTATTCACTGTCtctgtgtttggcttatttcatgtaatgagaagagagagagatagaatataatatcttctttatcccttcatctctTGGTGGacacttatgttgtttccatagCTCAGTAcggtgaataatgctgccataaaaatGAGACTGAAGAAATCTTTTCAATAccccttttcatttcctttggctatacacccagaagtgagaaaaataataataaaggaagggAAGTGAAAAGCTTTGTGATTATGGATATTAGAGAGTTTTTCAAAGAGATATACCTTGTAAAAGGACATGGTGAAATTCTTCTCTGAAAATGAGGTGCTTGGGGAGGAAATTCACTAGGCTTGTTTTTGCTAGGACAAAAACCCAGTGATCCTGGTGATTTACAATAATCCAATGTCAGCATAGACACCTGTTACTTCCTGGGCTCTAGGATCTCTATTAGTTTGGTCATTGGAACAATTTCTAATTTCATGGCTGGCCCTTGTAATGACACATCTTTTGTACTGGAGTATTTTATCAAGATTTCTAAGTGCTTTCCATTCCTTGtagtgtgaaattttaaaaatgtgctatttTTGGCTTTTCTATTACATTGTAAAGTTCCTGAGAGCACAGACTTTGTCTTACATGTCAAATAAGTGGactaaaaaattgtatttttcacatatttgtgcTTTTTTCCATTAGTCTAGCAAAATATCCAGCACATACAGTGTAAAGGCATTTGTGAATTTATTGAATCCTAGGTGTTTGAGTGATGGTTCTGAGATGGGGGAGGATGGCCACTTTTGATTCACAGATTGTTCACTTCTTAGACATGAGTGTCAAGAGTTAATCGTTGATCAGTTTCACTAATCAACAAGGATATTTGCCCAAAATGTTGGCTATCTCTGGATTTAGTAAACACATCGTAGAGATTGATAGTCACTTGAATCAAAACTGATGGATAAGGAAGATCATTACATAAACTCCATTAATAATTCTGGATTCTTCTCCCCTTTCTTAATGAAGGAACCATGAAAGAAGACAACCAATCTTCTACCCTGGAATTCATCCTCCTGGGAGTTACTGGTCAGCAGGTACAGGAAgacttcttcttcatcttcttcctgtTCATTTACCCTATCACATTGACTGGAAACCTGCTCATCATCTTGGCCATTCGCTCTGACATTCGCCTTCACAaccccatgtactttttccttgCCAACCTCTCCTTTGTTGACATCTTATTCTCCTCTGTAACCATCCCCAAGATGCTAGCCAACCATGTCTTGCACAGCAAATCCATCTCCTTTGGGGGATGTCTaacacaaatgtattttatgattgCCTTGGGTAACACAGATAGCTATATCCTGGCTGCGATGGCATATGATCGTGCCGTGGCCATCAGCCGCCCACTTCATTACACAACAATTATGAGTCCACAGACTTGTGTCCTTCTAGTTGTTGGATCTTGGGTGGTTGGAAATGCCAATGCCCTCCCCCATACTCTGCTCACAGCTAGTCTGTCCTTCTGTGGCAACAAGGAGGTAGCCAACTTCTACTGTGACATTACCCCTTTGCTTAAGCTGTCCTGTTCTGACATCCACTTCAATGTGAAGATGATGTACCTAGGGGTTGGTATTTTCTCTGTGCCATTACTATGCATCATCATCTCCTATGTCCGGGTCTTTTCCACAGTTTTATGGGTTCCTTCCACTAAGGGCATGCTcaaagccttctccacctgtggcTCCCACCTCACTGTTGTTTCTCTGTATTATGGGACAGTCATGGGCATGTATTTCCGCCCTCTGACTAGTTACAGCCTAAAGGATGCAATCATGACTGTTATGTACATGGCAGTGACTCCAATGCTAAATCCTTTCATTTATAGTCTGAGAAACAGAGACATGAAGGCTGCCCTGAGGATACTATTCAGCAAGAGAATTTCCTCATAACCAATGTGAGGTCATATTGAGGAATGCAGTCATCAATTAGGATGCACTTGGAAGTCCATCCCTTAATGTTCATCCCCTCCAAGAAGCAACCTTTGATCTTTCCAGCTACAAAATCCCCTTCTCTGAAATCTAGTAAGTTTATGACACACCTTATTGAAATCATCACTTTGTACCAACTGTCCTTTTGCCAGCACAGAAATTTTGGGTTTACGTCCTAGATAAGCTACTGATAATCAGAGTAAAGTTGAAAATATCTGACGCTCTGTTTCTATATCAACATATTAGGAATAATAATATCTGCTCCACCATGGTCACAGAGCATGAGGATTGCAAAAGTCCATGACTTGAAGGCTAAACATCACTATTCAAATGTCAGTTTTTCTTGGATATATGTTAATCACCCCTACAATGCTTACAAGCCTCTGAAGGCAAGAACTATCTTAAAACATCACTGTACCTCTCTCCCAGTCTTGTTCATGTAAAGTGTATCCAATGATTCTTGGTGGAAAATCAGATGagcaaatgaaaatatcagtctctgcactgtaaTCTGGTAATGTCAGACATAATTTGGACTAGACATTATTTACCCATCCAGTAAAATCTTTAAAGGCAATGACACAGGAggtatttttgttcttgttgtatTATTGATTAAACTAGACTGTTTCTAAAGAGCAGATGATTCTCCTTAAAATCACACCAAAATCATACTCATTGATAGTTATtgcattttaaagtaataaatattccaACTTAATTAATTACATCATGAAATAAAGTTACTGTGACAACAGATTGGAGtgccaaataaatgaagaaaaaagagcagTATTGAAACTGATGTGACCTTGTTTCTCCAGTATGCCCCAGGGAAGATAAGACTGATTCTGGTTGATCAGCCCTGATATGTAGGTGATATTTCCTAAACAGAGACAGTTAATCCAACAGGTCCTAAATAACCAATGAGGAACTCCTCTACCTATGATTTGATCCTGTtcatgagaaaattataaaatttttttttcaaaatattaataatttataaatgattgTCCTTAAATATCATATTTCCAAAGAGGATAACATTTTGAAGAGGTGAAATGAGTGTATCTTAGAACAGTGTGCAAGTTGCTTTATGATCTACTATTTTTAACTgccagtaaaaatataaaattattgttttctatAGATAATTCACATTGTCAGCTATTTGTCCATGTTGGAAGAATTTGGATGTCAAAAGATGATGTTATTCACCTTTTAATGCTCTCTGGGTCTCTAAAACACCAAGGATGAG
It encodes:
- the LOC102955664 gene encoding olfactory receptor 1A1 yields the protein MKEDNQSSTLEFILLGVTGQQVQEDFFFIFFLFIYPITLTGNLLIILAIRSDIRLHNPMYFFLANLSFVDILFSSVTIPKMLANHVLHSKSISFGGCLTQMYFMIALGNTDSYILAAMAYDRAVAISRPLHYTTIMSPQTCVLLVVGSWVVGNANALPHTLLTASLSFCGNKEVANFYCDITPLLKLSCSDIHFNVKMMYLGVGIFSVPLLCIIISYVRVFSTVLWVPSTKGMLKAFSTCGSHLTVVSLYYGTVMGMYFRPLTSYSLKDAIMTVMYMAVTPMLNPFIYSLRNRDMKAALRILFSKRISS